DNA from Pomacea canaliculata isolate SZHN2017 linkage group LG9, ASM307304v1, whole genome shotgun sequence:
GGCCTGACGGACATTCTTGTGGGGCTGGAAGAGGACGATGTAGACCTTGGGCGCGAACAGGCAGAACAAGGAAACTGTGGAGCTGATGGCCACGCACATGCAAAGGGAGGTCACTTCGATCTGGTGACAAAACATAGCAGACGAAACAATCTTCAGATTTTTGTCACAGTTGTGTTGTTCATTCATCCTTCTGCTTTAACATACTTCAAATTTTAGAATTAGAGATCATATCAGACATAAACATGgaaggataaaaagaaaaaaaaaacacacaaaaacaagaaggGAAAAGATATATTGTCGTACGTGCATGTACACGTGACTATATCACGTGACTGGTGCGTGCTGTATACTTTCCAACAGATTCCCGATAACGAGTTAATAGACGAAGAGAACTAAGAAAATTAAAGCTAGGGCCcccctctcccctgacagacgtTACCTAAGCGTTGGTGGATGTCTTCTAATACTTCTCTCTACCTCTTTCAGTTCGGAAGAGAGGCTTAGGGAGGGGGTGCGAAGGAGGGAGGTGAAATAAAGGGATAACGGTCTGTGCATGATGGAGGAAAGCTTAAGCGATTGAGCGAGAGTAATACGAGAACAATGCTTTATGGTAACAATGACAGATGCTTCTTTGCAGATAGTATATGGTGTCTCATCTATCAGAGCAAATAAATAACGGTCTACATATTTGTCCCCAGGGGTTAATATATGCACAGAGTTCACGTTCaagtgactaaaaaaaaaaaaaagaaaaaaaagagttgtgcACTTAAATCAGCTGACGTCACCTCGTATCACAGGTTAGGGTGACGTCAGAGGGTACAATAAGCCGTTCTACACCACCGGTCATTCAACTTCTAAGTAACGAACACCGGGCCCACAACGCGTAGTCCTGAATTAACTCCCTTGGGCCGCTAGGGTGCTCTGTAAAGGCGAGTTCTGTCCCTTTGACCACTTTTTGTAGGTTCATACGTCGCTAGATTCTTGGGAGCTatgtctttaaagaaattaatgacTTTTTCAAGTATCGCCACATATGTTTTTGTGGTGTGGGAATATCAACGCCGAAAAATATCCTGAGGAATTATACGCACATATTACAAAATCCAAGTATTTTAAGATATCTTTTGAGGTCTATGTCCTTTGATATTCACTAAAAATAGGGAATGAATCAGCTTGAAGAGGAACAAGACTTTAAGTATCTCAGCTCCGGAAAAACTAAAACATCCTAATATCCACAGGAACTGGATATAAATAATGCAATAACGTTTACAAAAATTAGGAAATCCCTTAAAAAGGCAAGCTTGTGCCACCTCATGACTATCATGGTGACTCATGATATTCAGCGGGTGCTAGATTTTGGCTATCCAGCTATAGTTTATAGCTcgctcgctctctttctctctctttctctctctttctctctctctctctctcacacacacacacacagatacatactaaaagcacattttaaaacaatgacCGCTGCTCTCTAACCACGGCGAACTCACCCGAAAGTCGTGGTTGGCCCCGAAGTAGATGGGGATGAAAGCCGACCACACGATGCACGTGCTGTACATTGTGAAAGCGATGTACTTGGCCTCGTTAAAGTTCTGCGGAATCTTGCGCGTCTTGAAAGCGTACACCGTGCACAGGACGATGAGAAACATGTTGTAGAAGAGCGACATCATGGTGGCCACTTGACTGGACCGACACTCCATGGCCAAGTAATCCTTCTCGTGCAAGCGGTACTCGGTGGCCGGCTTCTCGAAGCCCAGCCACGTCAGCCCCCCGACCACCTGCACGGACACGAGGCAGGTGCAGATGAGGATCTGCGAGCGCGGGGACGTGTAGCTGGGCCGCTTGACCATGGCTTTGATGCCGACGTTGAAGATGCGGTAGATGCGGTTGGTCTTGGTCAGCAGCGCCGCGTAGATGAAGCAGAGCGAGACGCCGATGCCGAGGCGCCGGATGGCGCACAGGACCGGCGAGGGTCGGACGAGCATGACGAAGGCCGTGGCGTAGGACATGAAGATGCCGAGCAACAGCAGGTAGCACAGCTCGCGACCCGAGGCCATGATGACTGGAGTGCGGTTGTAGCGGATGAAGACGACCAAGACGAAGATGGTGGTGATCATGCCGAAGATGCAGAAGGCAGCTGGTAGCAGGAACCACGGGCTGCTGAACTCGATGTAGACCTCCGGCAGCCGCACGCACCCTGTACGGTTGGGGTTGGGCTTGGACTTGTCGTCACACGACTGGCACGTCTCCTCGTCCTGATAGGGCGACACTAGCTGGTGAGGAGCAAGAACAGTGAGTGAGAGCAGCAGGTGAAAACAGCGAGAAAAAGTAGTATCTAAAGGTGATAAAATGCATTACAGGCATTACTTTGAGATTTACAATGACCTACACCTAGCGATTATATATTTTAGCAGTGTCCTATGGATGTTACATTGAGGTACTAATGATGTGACATCTTCTACAGTCATTACCATATTTATATTGTAACTATTGCCTGTCTGCAGAAACACCTTGATGTACTTACTCATGATGTAATACATCCTACACACATTACCTCGAGGTACTGGAACTGTAACGGAGTCTGACAGCCATTACCACGATATAGTTCTTCTGTAACATGTCCTATGGACATAACCATGAGTTACTACATTGCCCTATATAGTGTAATCTTGAGGTAATCATGCTGTAACGCATCCTAGACATTACCTTGAAATATGTATGTTGTAACTTGTCGTACAGACAGTATCTTTACCTACTCATAGTGTAATCCTGTTCATCACACCTTACCTTGAGGTACTCGTTGTCTTTGCACGGCACACACATCCAGCAACACTGACTGTTCCGCCGTTTGCTCTCTCCAAACTTACACGGGTGGCTGCATATTGACACGGGTGGCCGACCAGACGACCCGTTTTTCCACTGAAGAAAACTGAGATTTAGTTTCAGCCTGGAACCCAAGGATATCAAGTGTTACTGCATAATATCTAGCAACACAGTGCGGGTTAAAAATGTTGATTATCTATACTCATGTCCTTTGATTAACAAGTTTTGTGAAAATTAAACTATTCTGCATCTGTCTTGCTTGGActatttgttaataataattctttGGTGTGAATTAATTTGATAATATAATTTAGAACTCTCAGTGAGCTTGCTACAATATAGAATTGTAGGAAAatatgtcttttaaaaatgtcacataaatTGCGTAGATTGTTATTTTAGGAATTCTGCATATTTGGAATAAAAATCaattttgtggaaaaaaaaactttgaaaaattgcGTTCGGTGATTAAACAGAGAACCAACTGTTGGTAGGGAAAATTCTCACCTGTCCGTCCATTCTCCCACCAAGGTGTAGTCAAAGGACTTGTCTGGCATCTGCTGGAACTGATAGATGTCATACCTGCCCAGACCATCGCCGTTGGCATTAAACTGCACGGCATCTCCGCTTATACCTGaaacaagacaaacagaaagtgagatCATTTCATACTCTGGGCAGTTGTATCGTTTATTGTTGCTTAGATAAAGTATGGTATCAACATCCAAAACTACAAGATCTGGTCCTTTGGAAGGTGTAGGAGCTGCCTTTCAGTTAGTAATACAGCGGTGGTACTTCGAAACCTAACCACAATCCGTTCTGAAAGGCTGGTCATGCAGCTATACTTCTTACCTGTTACTAACCTCAGTATCCTCCAAACCAAAATTTTTGTAGAATATTTATCAAATAGTTTTGATGAAAGCATTAATTGGCAAAGCGACCTGTCTTGTTGACAACTCAAGACAAAGGACCCCACAACTAAATCAGAGTAAGTGAAACATCAGGAACGAGACCCCAGATCCCACAGACTGAATACCTGTGAAGGAGACATTTCGGATGAATCCTAGGAAATCTTCTCCAGACAACCGCCGCAGGTAGGGGCATCTCGGGAAGCCATTCTTGCAGTGAACAGACAACATGTCCTGAACAGCATGCGCCAGGGCGAAGACCGAGTCGATGACAaactgcaccagaccctcctgctTGTACCCTGGCACGTCACGCAGACTTTCCTGACCTGGGGGAGGGCACAGACGTCACCGGTTTGAACAAACGTTACAAGGTGTGTAATGTCAGGTTCCGAACTGCTGTGATTGGGATGTAGTTTGAAATTAGTGATAAAATTCCCTCACTTTCCAAccctcatcatcgtcatcatcgtcgtcatcgtctttGTTGTAAGTAACTGTGATAGGTAAAACGATCAGCACAAAATATTCAGCACTAACGACACACCTGTGCATTTCTTTCGTTTGCCGTTGCCGCGGATGCTGCAGTTGAATGTCTCCTCCCAGTATTCTGGAAACCAGGGATTCCTTTTATTGTTGTCCAAGGTGAGGTTTAAGAAATAATCGTCAAACTctgaaagacacacacacatacacacatgcaaaagaaCCGTGACTGCACTCGTCAAATCTCGCGATATCGGTAACTGAGAAAAGACAATGGCTTCTCTTCGCACCTCGTGACTTTCCCTACAGTTCTACGTCACGTTAACGTCTACGTCGCTCTGGAGGATGTTTTGTCGTTGTACAAGcatctttatgtttattatcaCTGTCAAGTATGTATAGTGCATAATTAGGAATTATATATATGCTATACTTTTATCCGATTGGCAGCTCAGTAGTTATGCtaacaccaccatcactacaaacacacaacgACATGACGACGCTACGACAAAATTGTTCAACTTCATTATCATCGGGAACGGCAGTTATGAaacgagggtaagtcgttgctcgaggacaagtgtcttgttttcaaagttctaaagtggtgtccagaccccgcaggTGTTTTACGTCTAAACCCGAAGTTAAAATTTGGCGACAAAGCTACCCTGGGGGCAACACAGACATCAAGTAGTGCCCGCGGGGTCAGGAAGTCATTTTTTACTACGAAAGTAATAAGACGTTTTTTTCTTGGGTTCCCCTGGgcaacgacttactctcgcttcacaACTCTGGTCCTGATGGGACCTCAATATGTTGTTAGCCTTATAAGACATTCGCGGTGTGGTGCATGACTATGACAGTATTTGCGTTTTGAGTCTGAAGAACGGTAAAAAGctcaaaaaatatcaaattaaatCATGTCAGGAActcaattttttattattattattattattattattattattattattattattattattattattattattattattattattattattaagggcCTAGTGGGGTGCAAGTTTTTAATGACTGGGTCAAGCTCGTACTATTTCCATAAATCTGGTGAACAACCATCCTCCGTTCTCCAGGGACATCACCAAGCAGGTCAACAACACTGTCGTACAATGTCAAGACTACTACAACATTGCGGGACTAGAAGAAAGTTGCATAACGGCAAGGAAAGGCAGGTGAACCTGTACGACAGCCGGTGAATGGAGGAAGGAATAAAAGACCTTACACAATACAAGGAACTAGTTATGCAAGAGCTAATGAATCATTTATGTCTGTGAGGTGTGCTGGACCTCATCAACGGCCCTGAGCTGCCTCGCTGGGTCACATGCTGGGTTATacaggaaattattttcttgtgtgtttgcatgcgcgTATGCTTTGAGCACacagacaagtagacaagagaTAGGTAAGTCGATTTTCGACAGAGGTAGGCATGATCCGTTTACTCACCCATCTCTACTTGCAAATGAGATCGAGTTTTAAAGGCGTATTTTCTAGAAACTTGATAGTAAGctattagaaaatatttttctatgaacACTGGGACATATTTTGTCCATATCATGAAATAAAGTTTACCCTcctctcaattttatttttacaattttatttttacaattttaattttatttattacgaAATGATATTGTTAAAGTAACCCACCATATCTCTCCAAGAACCGGTGTGGTCCTCGATTCTGTGGAGTAATGCCAGTATCAAGCTATGGAAGATTGTTTAACCATGATTCATTCAACTCATTCAAGTCTTTCATCAACAGCTAGATAGGACCTATGTCGAGGACAAAAAGATATAACTCTCGTCCATCTGATCAAACCGCCATCTTATGATCGATCTGATTGGtcggttgttttgtttttgatcatAATGATACATGAATCAATTCCCGGGGaaattcattcaaaataaattttgtttaacaataataatttaggTATATCTTGGGAGTTgaaattgtttaatttaaattcaGGACTAgttttgttgctgcttttgttgaatttatttttgttttcttcgtttttcttttcGTGAGCCTATGATGGATTTGCTCAGTACTTGAATTTAGCTTTCGTTGATTCGCCCTCGATACGCGGGCTGTAATAAGTCAAGATTCTGTAAACGCGTGCTGCAAGATTTACTGCTCCTTAACATCCAAGAagctttttttaagtttatggAATTATGCTGAAAGGAAGAAATCGgtattttacaataaatttttaaatcgCACGCTTTCAGCGCCAAGCCGGAGGTTTGAAGAAGTAACGGTCCAAGGGGAATTACGCTAAAAAGACCCGTAAAGGCAGTGAGGCTTGAACCGGGAAGTTCTAGACAGTTCTAAATAATTCTAGACAGAATCTGCTTCCAATGGCACCACAGAGTCTCGCACGCAATGTCTGAAAGCGAGGCTAATAAGCACTTAACCTTCGTCTTCCTCGTTCAACGGTCACCCgccctcccttctctctctctctttctctccttcctttcccTCGGATAAAAAATTGATATTTCTGATGTCATGATTATCATCCTTGCTGAATACCAATAGCAAGATGGCTTCTTTCCACTGGGTGCAATCATGCGCAATGGGCGACTTTAGATGGAGGTTAACCTGTTCGCTGTCAAATGTGCCAATGCTGCTTAATGACGGGGACGTGACCCAAGTACACCCTTGCGATAATGACTGCTCCCTAATAGTGGAAGGAAGAAAGGCAAGAAGAATTGCAAGGAgaagtgggaggaggggagtgACAATTGTTACTGCGTCGTTCCCTCCCGCAGATTaaactatatcacggcaatgcAGACGCcaactgcaaagaaaaatattgtctcAGACGAGATCGAAACCTCGGATATtccattcttccttccttcattgTTCGTTCCTTGATTTATTCCTTCCTGTATTCATTCATACCTTCTTTACTTACCTGGTGGTACATGCTAACCTGTTTCCCCACCGGACAAGTAGGAGAGGACGAAAAGGATAGAGAGGAAgtggaaaaggaaggaatggaaGGATGGCCTCCTTAGAGTGAGTTGTTTCCTGGAACTTGTGGAttctgtgtgagagatagagagggagagggagagtgCTGTAccctttttaattattaaatttctgtattCTTCTCCCAAATACTCCATGAGAAGGTGTCTGTTCTTGAAGTACTGTTTCCTTTCTGCTGTATCCTCCTACCTTCTGCCGGCGTCCAGTGTGGGGATGACCTAGCTATTTCTTGGTGCGTTTCACTGGCCTGCCTCCATTGATCAATGCCCGCTATTCAGACAAAGCCATAATGGTAATTTCTGGAGACAAAGAGCAGCTTAGGGGAAGTAACTATCGATAATCGCGTACCCGTAGCTGGGGATCATTAAGGTCCAGAAAGAGGCACTCAGCGACTGGATCTCTAGAAGCAGGTCCTGTAAACACTGGGATGCAGGCCATAGACCGACTCATGGCGCGGATacctcaataataataatagaggtGAGTACAAAGCTGTTAAATAAACCCGACACGTGATAAGGAACACACAGAGTTAGGATAAATTCCCTCCCTTGTGCACCCGCAAGAAGCAATCATTACAATCAATCATCAGGAAATCATGGCAAGCAATGGATTGGAACCATCGCCGGAAGCGACCACCGGTCACAGACATTCGTCACCTCGCGGGGGCGGGAGTGCTCGCACCTTTGATGTCTTTACGCTTGGACAGGATGGTGATGGTGCCCACGGCCGCCGCCTCCAGGCCGGTGACGGGGTGAACTTTGGCCCCCCAACTGTCGCTGGCCACCAGGGTCAGCTCCTGCGTCCTGTTCAGTCGGATCAGCGCCTTCAGCAAGCGACGGGAGTTGTCCTCGTCAGCAAACATCACACCCACCTGAAACACGGTCACGAGAGAGAAGCATCACCAAAAACACTTTTGTCATTATCGTCATCGCTGTCGTCGTCTTCATTATCAAGTATTTTTAGCATCGTCATTGTCatacatcattgtcatcattattcatCGTTGTCGCCGTCGTGACCCAAACAGGGAACCAAGCAATCTGTGACCTACCTTGGCCGAGTTGGTGCTCTCCAGGAGGTCATTAATAATGTCTTCATACGCCTTTCCGTCTGCGTTGCGAGGAATTATTCTGGATTTGGCCAAACAGACACCTGCACATGGGTTGAACACAAATCTACACATACATATAGTTTCAAACACctacctttatatatatatcttgtcaAAACAATGCACACGTACctacatatccacacacacacagaatgttacaaagataaatgaaaGCTAAGTAATCCCAGTCGCTATCCCATCATACACTGTGTAGATGTCCCCACCCCGGGACACCACTCACCGGAATTTTTGGCGGCTTCTTTGAAAGCTTCGATCCCCTTCTCTCCATAGGTACCCGCCTCCGCGATGGTGTTGACGTAGTTCCACTGCAGCTCCTTGGCGATGTCCACCATGGCCTGCGCCTGGTACGTGTCGGGTGGAAGCACCCGGGAAAAATACTCGAAGCGAGTTTTGTCGCTGAGGTCGACGCTGGTGGAGGCGTAGCTGATCTGTGGGATCTGAAACGAGGAGATGGCGATGAGTACTGTGACCTATGACCAGCTGACCTGTGGAATATACAATGAACATACAGGGGGACGAGTGGAAGATTCTATGGCCTCTGTTTATTTAACAGAAGGTACAGCTTCCCCTCCATGGCTGcctgttttttctttgcttttttgattgttttttgtttatttttacttttccacTTCTTCTccaatcattttcttcttcttgtttctttaccgttttgtctttatttctctctctctcttcttgcaAACGTGAATGATTTGTctctgtgtgcgcatgcgtgcgagaTTGCACAGCCACGTCACATCCTTTCTAACATGCATCCATCGGCCGCGCCATCTATCTGTCTATTTTTCCCTGATTGACAGAATGCCATATTCTGTGTTTACATCTTTCTCATCTGTAAGGCAGCACCCGACAATGCACGAGCCGTTCATCCACCCCGTCAGCCCGCCGGTCTGTTTTCTCATcattcagtctctctctcactcctgtCCACCCGTCAGCCGCGTTTCAAAAGAGATTTACTCTTCCTTTGCCTTTTCTGCCCTCAACAACACCCTCAGCTGTCAAACTGCCTTGCTCGGATTCGAAAGCTGCACCGAGAAAGtgagaagagagaaggagagaaaaagtgaaagagagagaaagtttgagAGGACTCGAGACAAGCGAAGAAGCAGAAGATGGGTTtgttctttaaagttttctcgtACCTCGACTTCGCTTTTATTGCGAGAACTGAACAGTGATGCTGCAATGAATTCCATTTTCACAGATCGGCTGACATGATCGAATTATGGCTGGCTGTTCGTTCCACTCTAAACTAGTATTTATGTAACTGCTTTCACCTTCCTCTTGGACAGTCCATCCCATTTGTCTCCGATTACAGCTCGGCCTTCTAGTCTTGTTTATCCATTTGGttgcctgtctgtctttctttctcagacCTGGCAAGAAATTCTTCTGTTTGAGtcgaaaagaaaaggaaactcTCCAAACAACATCGTATCCTCGCCATCGGTCTGACCTGCGGTCACGTGTTTCCGTGCGGAGTGAGCATGACTCACTGATACAATAAAATACCGGGCTGGGGTCTGCCACCCGCTGCTCTCTAGTTTCGGAGATTTGTTCGGCTGCTCCTCTCTTACAGTGCACTGAACATGGTCTAGATTCTTCTCTTGGGGGTAATATATGTTCCCTATTAAAGGAGATTGAATGTTTTCTctgacaatgttttttttctaacgtAGGAACCGACGAAcgtcttcttctgtctttccatCCCCGGTAAGGGTTAACCAGTTACCCTTGGTGAAATGTGACCTCATTAAGAAAGATTTTACACAACGGTAATATAAAACATGGTTAACACTCACCCAGAAGGCCCTACAAGAAGCTTGTCAAACCACGTGATCATCAAAACGATAACAATGCAAAGGTCACTGACCTTTCGCGTGACAGCAAGCTGCCAAAGGATGTTATGtttcaaaacacaagaaaacacttgtaactttttcctttaattgctgtgcaataatttaaaaatcaaagccAGTTCCCGCTCATGATTGTTTAATGTGAAATAAGTTGATTAGCCGGTGTATGTCACGTGCTGCGACGCCCACAAAATGTCGGACACAGAGTGTGATGCAACCCTCACAAGTTCCTCCGCAATTTTGCCTCTCGATGGCTGGACTGGAGGGAAAAAGCAGTTCTGGGTGTAAGACAAGAATTGAAATCCCTCGGTGTTGAAGCCAGTGCAATGTGAAAACTGGTGTAGAGAATGCTTCATACAAAGGAAAGTTCACATGCTGGGCTTCTTCCTCTCGCTGCGGaggcaaagaaaggaaaacaagaaaagaaaatgatagagTCAGATTTTACACCGCAGAAACTTCTTAACTGTTCTCAGTGTGCAAGAAAAAACATTTCGAATTGAAGGAGTAGTGTGTCTCTCgtcgtcttaatttttttttctttttcttcctctcacgattttgttctcatttgtCGCAGAagtgactttgtgtgtgtgcacgcg
Protein-coding regions in this window:
- the LOC112572347 gene encoding metabotropic glutamate receptor 8-like; its protein translation is MTAQTVFSYVVVIAVNLGFALGGRKPQRGGSLPSYLHTREWPSPFSFPDPFSPSSLSGAHAIPLRVRSSGPGPGNPGGTEPGGHLKVDVGGDVIFGGLFPMHEKGPEGENCGKIKKEKGIQRLEAMLFAVDLINRNPNLLPGLTVGMHILDTCSYDTFALEQSMDFIKAHLSTIDLEDYRCDDDQSPSYHRLNPVAGVIGAASSTVSIMVANILRLFKIPQISYASTSVDLSDKTRFEYFSRVLPPDTYQAQAMVDIAKELQWNYVNTIAEAGTYGEKGIEAFKEAAKNSGVCLAKSRIIPRNADGKAYEDIINDLLESTNSAKVGVMFADEDNSRRLLKALIRLNRTQELTLVASDSWGAKVHPVTGLEAAAVGTITILSKRKDIKEFDDYFLNLTLDNNKRNPWFPEYWEETFNCSIRGNGKRKKCTGQESLRDVPGYKQEGLVQFVIDSVFALAHAVQDMLSVHCKNGFPRCPYLRRLSGEDFLGFIRNVSFTGISGDAVQFNANGDGLGRYDIYQFQQMPDKSFDYTLVGEWTDRLKLNLSFLQWKNGSSGRPPVSICSHPCKFGESKRRNSQCCWMCVPCKDNEYLKLVSPYQDEETCQSCDDKSKPNPNRTGCVRLPEVYIEFSSPWFLLPAAFCIFGMITTIFVLVVFIRYNRTPVIMASGRELCYLLLLGIFMSYATAFVMLVRPSPVLCAIRRLGIGVSLCFIYAALLTKTNRIYRIFNVGIKAMVKRPSYTSPRSQILICTCLVSVQVVGGLTWLGFEKPATEYRLHEKDYLAMECRSSQVATMMSLFYNMFLIVLCTVYAFKTRKIPQNFNEAKYIAFTMYSTCIVWSAFIPIYFGANHDFRIEVTSLCMCVAISSTVSLFCLFAPKVYIVLFQPHKNVRQAASASLPSTACKTSRTYYGGSAGVTYPAQNGSALRQSLESECCHEEGRDRVEVVNAFPDSLDEFSCDEGGEIADPPPPSAVDT